In the Anguilla anguilla isolate fAngAng1 chromosome 7, fAngAng1.pri, whole genome shotgun sequence genome, one interval contains:
- the LOC118232227 gene encoding uncharacterized protein LOC118232227 isoform X1 — MVNWRVRTKRYMRMGKKLKQLEEDLAKSVEILEGIDKKMDYLENQSWRSNIIIDGVLEEKCENWEMSEMKVQEILGKKLGLNVKYIEIERAHRVGKFDDSRPRQIVVKLLRYKDKQMIQSHAKKLKGTRIYINEDYPDLIKKKRKEFMPELRAAWERDDSPVLRNPPTTRDQDKAGKRGKRTVLSQDGRFKQQQSLQNSLPFPAISPSLQLQKCATQEHLCPVQFVQAKNKIEVIRKQRPQLQI, encoded by the exons ATGGTAAATTGGAGAGTCAGGACAAAGCGCTACATgagaatggggaaaaaactgaaacaactgGAGGAAGACCTGGCTAAATCTGTCGAGATTCTTGAAGGGATTGATAAAAAGATGGACTATTTGGAAAATCAATCATGGAGGAGCAATATCATCATTGACGGTGTCCTTgaggaaaaatgtgaaaactggGAAATGTCAGAAATGAAAGTACAAGAAATACTAGGAAAGAAATTGGGACTGAATGTGAAGTATATTGAAATAGAACGGGCCCATAGAGTTGGGAAGTTTGATGACAGTAGGCCGAGACAGATCGTAGTAAAACTCCTGCGCTACAAGGACAAGCAGATGATACAATCACATGCGAAGAAACTTAAAGGAACACGGATTTACATCAATGAAGACTACCCTGACTTAATCaagaagaaaaggaaggagTTCATGCCTGAGCTGCGTGCTGCCTGGGAGAGGGATGATTCTCCAGTGCTGAG gaacccacccaccaccagagatcaggacaaggcaggtaaaag GGGAAAAAGAACGGTGTTGAGTCAAGATGGAAGGTTCAAGCAGCAGCAGTCCCTCCAAAACAGCCTTCCATTCCCGGCAATATCGCCATCACTTCAACTTCAAAAATGTGCAACACAAGAACATCTATGTCCAGTGCAATTTGTgcaagccaaaaataaaattgaagtCATCCGCAAACAAAGACCTCAACTTCAAATCTGA